A part of Candidatus Bathyarchaeota archaeon genomic DNA contains:
- a CDS encoding 30S ribosomal protein S30e, which yields MPTHGSLSKAGKVRSQTPKIQPLPKKSPTPRFRTRRNYEKRVLLQRKPGQNWV from the coding sequence TTGCCTACGCATGGTTCGCTTTCGAAGGCTGGGAAGGTCCGGTCTCAGACGCCAAAAATTCAACCCTTGCCCAAAAAAAGCCCAACGCCTCGATTTAGGACCAGGCGTAATTATGAGAAGCGGGTTTTGTTGCAGAGGAAGCCGGGGCAGAACTGGGTTTAA
- a CDS encoding DNA double-strand break repair nuclease NurA, whose translation MVIEQYTITTTPKYNFPQNTIDTSLPQRFIELSLYSLKHVQNQAIQIKQQIQQNPFNNQETLVASQFTPPTQAIPLNPKPEPPTTIAAVDTSSIKLGETNKGIIIAIRGTTVWKQAKNYAYLRVGPFIFHITEDNLQEVYNTLLKAYFPEQSHQLSPGFIQIPTRMANLLEKWLQASLVKTISNGIILFDGSLTAGTADTPTQQLKEILAAARSMGNTVLAFTKVTTLRFNGCLITEAFPAYKPPCLIEVANIKPKPPLTLLGEVYVAKLARGNYAFRLDVDRELPAQKRIEAVERLLGNDLIMQGYPETLRLAHILCTFTANEVIAMQHFIQQRYRLKIIDRPDMHRLLFGPFGKGESHHEAI comes from the coding sequence TTGGTGATTGAACAATACACTATAACAACAACACCAAAATATAATTTTCCACAAAACACCATAGACACATCGCTACCCCAACGATTCATAGAACTAAGCCTATATTCGCTGAAGCATGTGCAAAACCAAGCCATTCAAATAAAACAACAAATTCAACAAAACCCATTCAACAACCAAGAAACCCTAGTTGCATCGCAGTTTACACCACCCACACAAGCCATACCGTTAAACCCAAAACCGGAACCACCAACCACCATAGCTGCAGTGGACACATCCAGCATAAAACTAGGCGAAACAAACAAAGGCATCATAATCGCCATCCGCGGAACCACAGTATGGAAACAGGCCAAAAACTATGCTTACCTACGCGTTGGACCCTTCATATTTCACATAACTGAGGATAATCTACAAGAAGTCTACAACACCCTTTTGAAGGCATATTTCCCGGAACAAAGCCACCAGCTATCACCGGGCTTCATACAAATCCCAACACGAATGGCAAACCTGCTGGAAAAATGGCTGCAAGCCTCACTAGTTAAAACTATAAGCAATGGCATAATTCTCTTCGACGGCTCCTTAACAGCTGGAACTGCTGACACACCGACACAGCAGTTGAAGGAGATTTTAGCTGCCGCGAGAAGTATGGGCAACACGGTGTTAGCCTTCACAAAAGTGACGACATTAAGGTTCAACGGATGCCTAATAACAGAAGCCTTTCCAGCCTACAAGCCCCCATGCCTAATAGAAGTGGCAAACATCAAACCGAAACCGCCACTAACACTTTTAGGCGAGGTTTACGTGGCGAAATTAGCCCGGGGCAACTACGCCTTCCGCCTGGACGTAGATCGCGAACTACCAGCGCAGAAACGCATAGAAGCCGTTGAACGCCTTTTAGGAAACGACTTGATAATGCAGGGCTACCCAGAAACGCTGCGGCTTGCGCACATCTTGTGCACTTTTACTGCTAACGAGGTGATTGCTATGCAACACTTCATACAACAACGCTACCGCCTAAAAATAATCGACCGCCCAGACATGCACCGGCTACTGTTTGGACCCTTTGGGAAGGGCGAAAGCCACCATGAGGCTATATAG
- a CDS encoding ABC transporter permease has protein sequence MPLDYGIRYWSNPRYWIENPKLAKPVWVNYISQEKLLEHSVISSETPTLQISSPYYLKNYVMSYELKLSQFPTFIILRLENLTYYTSPPAVRLFIERPDNKMIPLYTLSIEKPLPEEESPYVRYLSEPKRILLSGETAIAYSLSSFLLTEYNFSATPNEVMDIGYEKIIFGKPVNGSFQPLNGLYNVKVVLYSVDARDNIGKVAFVIGGRVYGLMGTDTLGRDLFQGLLFGFPVALLIGFVTSVITTVVGAVLGIVSGYVGGRVDDSIQRVADIVNNFPQLPLLILLTFIFGGKIWIIVLVLVAFGWPSLTIILRSMVLSIKNAPFVEAAVSIGASRLRIMMRHIFPQVAPYILSQMIFYTPSAILAEAGLSFLGLGDPSMPTWGQILEYGFKNGAVYLGYWWWILPPGILIVFSAVTFVLLALGLEPVVNPKLRRWR, from the coding sequence ATGCCTCTCGATTACGGAATCAGGTATTGGAGTAACCCCCGATACTGGATTGAAAACCCAAAACTTGCAAAACCTGTTTGGGTAAACTATATTTCCCAAGAAAAACTACTTGAACACTCAGTTATTTCCTCTGAAACGCCAACACTTCAGATTTCAAGCCCATACTACTTAAAAAATTATGTCATGAGCTACGAACTTAAACTCAGTCAATTTCCGACATTTATTATTCTGAGACTTGAAAACTTAACCTACTATACAAGCCCTCCAGCAGTGAGACTGTTCATAGAAAGACCTGATAATAAAATGATACCACTGTATACGCTAAGCATTGAAAAACCTCTTCCAGAAGAAGAATCTCCATATGTGAGATACTTAAGTGAACCTAAAAGAATCCTTTTAAGCGGCGAAACGGCTATAGCATATTCCCTATCCTCGTTTCTTTTAACAGAATACAACTTCTCGGCAACTCCAAATGAAGTGATGGATATAGGTTATGAAAAAATAATTTTTGGAAAACCAGTCAACGGATCGTTCCAGCCTTTAAATGGCTTGTACAATGTAAAAGTCGTGTTATACTCTGTGGATGCAAGGGACAACATAGGCAAGGTTGCTTTTGTTATTGGCGGGAGGGTTTACGGCCTAATGGGAACCGACACTCTTGGAAGAGATCTCTTTCAGGGACTGCTCTTCGGTTTTCCCGTCGCTCTACTTATAGGATTTGTAACTTCTGTAATTACAACGGTTGTCGGCGCAGTTCTAGGAATAGTAAGCGGTTATGTTGGAGGCCGTGTGGACGATTCTATTCAAAGAGTAGCCGACATCGTAAACAATTTTCCACAGCTTCCTTTATTGATTCTCCTCACCTTCATATTCGGCGGGAAAATCTGGATCATCGTGCTAGTGCTGGTGGCCTTCGGCTGGCCATCTTTAACAATAATCCTCCGCTCCATGGTTCTATCCATTAAAAACGCTCCTTTCGTTGAGGCTGCAGTGTCCATTGGAGCGTCAAGGCTGAGGATCATGATGCGCCATATATTTCCACAAGTAGCCCCCTACATACTTTCCCAGATGATATTTTACACTCCATCTGCAATACTTGCCGAAGCGGGATTAAGCTTCTTAGGACTAGGTGATCCAAGCATGCCAACATGGGGGCAGATTCTTGAATACGGCTTCAAAAACGGGGCGGTTTATCTTGGCTATTGGTGGTGGATTCTTCCTCCAGGGATTCTTATAGTTTTTTCAGCGGTAACCTTCGTGCTCTTAGCTCTTGGACTTGAACCTGTTGTAAACCCGAAGCTAAGGAGATGGCGATAA
- a CDS encoding ABC transporter permease produces MGLARTLAVKGVTLLVVLFCVLILTVVTVGATGLSDKILSAMMDEELRATRQKLSTQIKDPEQLEQAMEKIKETLIVAYGLDKPWYVRMPNMLLRIITLDLGNAKTQQTFTGSIKVADIIMERLPNTILLMITVLVINFILGLVIGVKVATKPGSILDRTVSLYSSISYALPTWWLGMLLILIFSFYLRLFPSQGMYSTPPPADPVGRFLDLLWHAGLPIITLVIALSGSWIYITRSIVITTAQEDFVTAARAKGFSERLVLWRYIIRVAAPPILTNLILALPAYLGGAILTETVFGWPGMGLLYYNSIMAVDEALILALTYMYTLIYIAARFVLEVLYVVLDPRVRYK; encoded by the coding sequence TTGGGACTTGCAAGAACTTTAGCTGTAAAAGGCGTCACTTTACTGGTAGTTCTTTTCTGTGTTCTAATCCTAACAGTTGTAACAGTGGGTGCCACGGGTCTCTCCGATAAAATACTAAGCGCCATGATGGACGAAGAGTTGAGGGCAACCCGTCAAAAGCTATCCACTCAGATAAAAGATCCGGAACAACTTGAACAAGCTATGGAAAAAATTAAGGAAACCCTTATAGTTGCATATGGCCTTGACAAACCATGGTACGTGCGAATGCCTAATATGCTTTTGAGAATAATCACTTTAGACCTCGGTAACGCAAAAACTCAGCAAACATTCACCGGCAGCATAAAAGTTGCAGACATAATAATGGAGAGACTTCCCAACACAATCCTCTTAATGATAACCGTTTTGGTGATAAACTTTATTTTAGGCCTAGTCATAGGTGTCAAAGTGGCGACGAAACCAGGCTCCATACTCGACAGAACAGTATCTCTTTACTCGTCAATATCCTACGCCCTGCCTACATGGTGGCTTGGAATGCTTTTAATCCTCATTTTCTCCTTCTACCTCAGACTGTTCCCATCCCAAGGCATGTATAGCACACCACCTCCAGCGGATCCAGTTGGCCGTTTTCTCGACCTTCTCTGGCATGCAGGACTACCAATCATAACTTTGGTTATCGCCTTATCCGGCTCATGGATTTACATAACAAGAAGCATTGTTATCACCACGGCTCAAGAGGATTTCGTTACAGCTGCTAGGGCAAAAGGATTTTCCGAAAGACTTGTCCTCTGGAGGTATATAATACGGGTTGCGGCTCCTCCCATTTTAACAAACCTAATCCTCGCGTTGCCAGCATACCTTGGAGGAGCCATACTTACAGAGACCGTTTTCGGCTGGCCGGGCATGGGGCTACTCTATTATAACTCAATAATGGCAGTGGACGAGGCTTTAATCCTAGCTTTGACTTACATGTATACGCTCATCTACATCGCTGCTAGGTTTGTACTTGAAGTTCTTTACGTTGTTTTGGATCCAAGGGTGAGATACAAGTGA
- a CDS encoding tRNA uridine(34) 5-carboxymethylaminomethyl modification radical SAM/GNAT enzyme Elp3 → MEEALREIIETLMLIPSPSPSDVSRVKMQVAAKHRLESIPSNSEIIAALRTLEEKAKLLDVLRRKATRTISGVTVVAIMTKPHPCPQPEPCAYCPGGPPYGVPQSYTGFEPAAMRGLQNAFDPYLQVKSRIEQLTAIGHRVDKVELIIMGGTFPAMPDDYQTWFVKRCLDALNSVDSQSLQEAKQLAEASPIRNVGITVETRPDWAKEKHVDKMLDMGVTRVELGVQNPDDAIYRLVGRKHTVQDVIEATRILKDAGLKIVYHLMPGLPGSSMEKDLAVFREIFTNPVYKPDMIKIYPCLVLKGTKAYEWYVRDEYQPYTTEEVARLIVEVKKMVPHWIRIMRVQRDIPAPLIVAGVKMSNLRQLVQHKLKEQGLQCQCIRCREVGHRLLANGVKPNSEKVEILTTRYEASKGEEIFISAEDAENDVLIGYLRLRIPSEKAHRPEIRAEPCSIIRELHVYGPLVPVGKRLAKAWQHKGYGSILLAEAERITRQEYGFKKILVISALGTKQYYKRFGYTYDGPYMSKMLD, encoded by the coding sequence TTGGAGGAAGCTCTTAGGGAAATCATAGAGACTTTGATGCTTATTCCTTCACCCAGCCCAAGCGATGTCAGCCGTGTTAAGATGCAGGTTGCCGCCAAACACAGGCTTGAGAGTATTCCATCAAACTCTGAGATTATTGCGGCTTTAAGGACGCTTGAAGAGAAGGCTAAGCTTTTGGATGTTTTGCGGAGGAAAGCAACAAGAACCATTTCGGGCGTTACGGTGGTGGCGATTATGACAAAGCCTCATCCGTGCCCCCAGCCTGAGCCATGCGCCTATTGTCCGGGCGGCCCACCGTATGGGGTGCCTCAAAGCTATACTGGTTTTGAGCCCGCTGCTATGAGGGGTTTGCAGAACGCCTTCGACCCCTACTTGCAGGTGAAAAGCCGAATTGAGCAGCTTACGGCTATAGGTCACAGGGTGGACAAGGTTGAGCTTATAATTATGGGTGGAACTTTTCCAGCAATGCCAGACGACTATCAAACATGGTTTGTGAAGCGCTGTTTAGACGCCCTAAATAGTGTAGATTCGCAGAGCCTCCAAGAAGCCAAGCAGCTGGCAGAGGCAAGCCCCATCCGCAATGTTGGCATAACCGTGGAGACACGTCCAGACTGGGCTAAGGAGAAACATGTGGACAAAATGTTGGATATGGGGGTTACACGCGTCGAGTTAGGCGTTCAAAATCCGGATGACGCGATCTACCGGCTGGTTGGGAGAAAACACACAGTTCAAGATGTAATTGAAGCTACCCGCATATTGAAGGATGCCGGGCTTAAAATTGTCTATCATTTGATGCCTGGTTTGCCTGGCTCAAGCATGGAGAAGGATTTGGCAGTTTTCCGCGAGATTTTCACCAATCCCGTCTATAAGCCTGACATGATTAAGATTTACCCGTGCCTTGTTTTGAAGGGCACTAAAGCCTACGAATGGTATGTGAGAGACGAGTACCAGCCCTACACAACCGAGGAGGTGGCGAGGCTTATTGTTGAAGTCAAAAAGATGGTTCCGCATTGGATTCGCATTATGCGGGTTCAACGGGACATACCGGCACCGCTCATAGTGGCAGGCGTCAAAATGAGCAATCTCCGCCAGTTAGTCCAGCATAAGCTGAAGGAGCAGGGGCTGCAGTGCCAGTGCATTAGATGCCGCGAAGTTGGGCACCGGCTATTGGCGAACGGCGTAAAACCAAATTCGGAGAAGGTGGAGATTCTGACGACGCGTTATGAGGCTTCTAAAGGCGAGGAAATCTTCATTTCCGCTGAAGATGCTGAAAACGACGTTCTAATAGGCTACTTGCGTTTGAGGATACCATCCGAAAAGGCGCACAGACCAGAAATAAGGGCGGAGCCATGCAGCATAATCCGAGAACTCCACGTCTATGGACCACTAGTGCCGGTGGGCAAACGCCTAGCCAAAGCATGGCAACACAAAGGCTATGGAAGCATATTACTGGCTGAGGCGGAACGCATAACCCGCCAAGAATACGGCTTCAAAAAAATCCTCGTCATAAGCGCCCTAGGCACAAAACAATACTACAAACGATTCGGATATACATACGATGGACCGTACATGTCAAAAATGCTAGACTGA
- a CDS encoding ABC transporter ATP-binding protein, with translation MAVLNVNNLKLYYGTLRGSVKAVDDVAFDLEKGEALGLVGESGCGKSSTAIALIRLLPSNVVKFEGDIIFNGKNLVTLSEEEIRREIRWKKISLVFQGAMNSLNPVLKVGFQVAEPLIVHRNVDKKEALEKAKELFKLVGLPAEYTERYPHELSGGMRQRVAIATALALNPEIVILDEPTSALDVSIQAQIMNLLKKLKKQLHLSMIYITHDIALASDLCDKIGVMYVGEIVELGSIEKVLLNPKHPYTQKLISCVPLLRGDRTPEFIPGAPPDLINPPSGCRFNPRCQYVMEKCKVNHPPAFNVDGRLVKCWLYE, from the coding sequence ATGGCTGTCCTAAACGTGAACAATCTTAAACTTTACTATGGAACGCTTAGGGGATCAGTCAAAGCCGTAGACGATGTTGCATTCGATCTGGAAAAAGGCGAAGCATTGGGGCTGGTAGGCGAATCGGGATGCGGCAAATCCAGCACAGCTATCGCCCTGATAAGGCTTCTGCCAAGTAACGTTGTAAAGTTTGAGGGAGACATTATATTTAACGGTAAAAATTTGGTAACTCTAAGTGAGGAAGAGATTAGAAGAGAAATTAGATGGAAAAAAATATCACTGGTTTTTCAGGGAGCTATGAACTCCCTTAACCCTGTACTTAAGGTTGGTTTTCAAGTAGCCGAACCTTTAATAGTGCATAGAAACGTTGACAAGAAGGAGGCTTTGGAAAAGGCAAAGGAGTTATTCAAATTAGTCGGCCTACCAGCCGAATATACTGAGAGGTATCCCCATGAGCTCAGTGGAGGTATGAGACAGAGAGTTGCCATTGCAACAGCGTTAGCTCTCAACCCGGAAATTGTGATTTTGGACGAGCCTACATCGGCTCTTGATGTGAGCATACAAGCTCAGATAATGAATCTGCTGAAGAAGTTGAAAAAACAATTACATCTATCCATGATTTATATAACCCATGATATAGCATTAGCCAGCGACTTATGCGATAAGATTGGAGTCATGTACGTCGGCGAAATAGTGGAGCTCGGCTCCATTGAAAAGGTGCTGCTTAACCCAAAACATCCATATACGCAAAAACTTATTTCATGTGTGCCACTTTTAAGGGGTGATAGAACACCGGAATTTATTCCCGGCGCCCCTCCAGATCTCATTAATCCACCTTCCGGATGTAGATTTAACCCAAGATGCCAATATGTAATGGAAAAGTGTAAGGTGAATCACCCTCCAGCATTTAACGTTGATGGAAGACTTGTTAAATGTTGGCTCTATGAGTGA
- the gatE gene encoding Glu-tRNA(Gln) amidotransferase subunit GatE, with amino-acid sequence MSEKLNYAQLGLKVGLEVHQQLDTSTKLFCSCKPELFKEEPEITFLRRLRPTQSELGQIDPAAYFEFQKGVKILYEANSRTSCLVEMDEEPPHPLSMEAVEIAITAALMMNATPVDEIHVMRKTVIDGSNTTGFQRTCVIALNGTIKVGEKTVPIQHVSLEEDAARKTDEEGTTIRYRIDRLGIPLIEVATAPVINTPKEAGEVALAIGKILRATGKVKRGLGTIRQDLNISIKSGALTEIKGVQELELIPLVVEYEVQRQLNLIKISQELAEAGVRPENLKMEFFDITEVFQKTNCKVIRKAIEKGQRVLAVKLPGFAGFLKRELMPGVRLGTEMADRARFWGRVGGIFHTDELPAYGITPEEIEALKRAVNAQPTDAVVFVADTPENAADALKAVLERASEALKGVPEETRAANPDGTTRYMRPRPGAARMYPETDIPPVQVTEEYLNKIRQRLPELPEQRLQRLMREYSLNQKLAQQLMDSEYVEVFEEIAKEDKVSPTTIAAFLTETLKALKREGTPVDKLSEERIKEVFKALGNGEITKEALPEIAAWLARNENKTVKEALENLGLKVMSKEELEKLIDKIISQNQSLVEKSGAKAFSLIMGMVMKEVRGKANAEVVSEIIKQKLAKL; translated from the coding sequence ATGAGCGAAAAATTGAACTACGCCCAGCTGGGCCTGAAGGTGGGCTTGGAGGTGCACCAGCAGCTAGACACCTCCACTAAGCTTTTCTGCAGCTGCAAACCAGAACTCTTCAAAGAAGAGCCTGAAATCACCTTCCTAAGGCGTTTGAGGCCAACCCAAAGCGAGCTCGGTCAAATAGACCCAGCCGCCTACTTCGAATTCCAAAAAGGCGTAAAAATTCTGTACGAGGCGAACAGCCGAACCTCATGTCTAGTAGAGATGGATGAGGAGCCCCCACACCCACTAAGCATGGAAGCCGTTGAAATAGCCATAACAGCAGCTTTAATGATGAACGCCACACCAGTGGACGAAATTCACGTCATGCGCAAGACAGTCATAGACGGCTCCAACACGACGGGTTTTCAGCGCACATGCGTCATAGCCCTAAACGGCACAATAAAAGTGGGCGAGAAAACAGTGCCAATCCAACACGTAAGCCTAGAGGAGGACGCTGCCCGCAAAACAGACGAGGAGGGTACAACAATACGTTACCGCATAGACAGGCTGGGCATACCCCTAATTGAAGTGGCAACAGCCCCTGTTATAAACACGCCAAAAGAAGCTGGCGAAGTAGCCCTAGCCATAGGCAAAATCCTACGTGCCACTGGAAAAGTCAAGCGGGGACTGGGCACAATACGCCAGGACTTAAACATCTCCATAAAGAGCGGAGCCCTAACAGAGATAAAAGGCGTCCAGGAACTGGAACTCATACCGCTCGTCGTCGAATACGAGGTGCAGAGGCAACTCAACCTAATAAAAATAAGCCAAGAACTGGCCGAAGCCGGAGTCCGCCCAGAAAACCTCAAGATGGAATTCTTCGATATAACAGAAGTTTTCCAAAAAACAAACTGCAAGGTAATCCGGAAAGCCATAGAAAAAGGTCAGCGAGTCCTAGCTGTGAAACTCCCCGGGTTCGCAGGTTTCCTAAAACGTGAACTCATGCCCGGCGTTCGCCTTGGAACAGAAATGGCTGACCGCGCCCGCTTCTGGGGACGGGTTGGCGGAATATTCCATACAGACGAGCTTCCAGCATACGGTATAACTCCCGAAGAAATTGAAGCCTTGAAGAGGGCGGTGAATGCCCAACCCACAGACGCGGTGGTCTTCGTTGCAGACACGCCGGAAAACGCTGCAGACGCCCTAAAGGCTGTGCTTGAAAGAGCCAGCGAAGCCTTAAAAGGTGTTCCAGAGGAAACTCGAGCAGCAAACCCCGACGGCACAACCCGCTACATGAGACCCAGACCCGGAGCAGCCCGCATGTACCCAGAAACGGACATACCGCCCGTGCAGGTGACAGAAGAATATTTAAACAAGATTCGCCAACGCTTGCCAGAGCTTCCGGAACAAAGACTTCAGAGGCTTATGCGGGAATACAGCCTCAATCAGAAGCTAGCCCAGCAGTTGATGGATTCAGAATATGTGGAAGTCTTCGAAGAAATAGCAAAGGAAGATAAAGTCTCACCAACGACCATTGCCGCCTTCCTCACAGAAACGCTGAAAGCGCTAAAACGGGAGGGTACACCAGTAGATAAGCTCTCAGAGGAGCGTATAAAAGAAGTTTTTAAGGCGCTTGGAAACGGAGAAATAACCAAGGAGGCCCTTCCAGAGATTGCTGCTTGGCTGGCGAGAAACGAAAACAAAACCGTGAAGGAAGCCCTTGAAAACCTAGGCCTTAAAGTCATGTCAAAAGAGGAATTGGAAAAGCTTATAGATAAAATAATAAGCCAAAACCAGAGCTTGGTCGAGAAAAGTGGTGCAAAAGCCTTCAGTCTCATAATGGGCATGGTTATGAAGGAAGTTAGAGGAAAAGCGAATGCTGAGGTTGTCAGCGAGATAATTAAACAGAAATTAGCAAAATTGTAA
- the gatD gene encoding Glu-tRNA(Gln) amidotransferase subunit GatD, giving the protein MSGGEELSGYKGLALEILQSIGAEVGDLIRITKAGQVYEGILIPRSEYGDDRHIVIKLRSGYNIGVRLTPNAKVEKVGRGEKPAFVAPPLPEQNPALPNVAIISTGGTIASRVDYRTGAVRPALSASDLYSVVPELADIARIDAQILFSLYSENITPVHWTEMAKTVAEKIAESVDGVVIAHGTDTMGYSAAALSFALQNLPVPVVFVGSQRSADRPSSDAATNLAGAVLAAARASFAEVAVAMHETVSDTSIVLHRGTRVRKCHTSRRDAFKSVNAQPLARIEENRITMLTEDYQRRDPSRRLVVKPNFSNKVALVKFYPGMDPAIIDWYVDNGYKAIVLEGTGLGHVAKSLFQPIKRAVDKNVLVAMTSQCIWGRVNMNVYDTGRDLLALGVIPLEDMPAETATVKLMWIYGQTDNPNEAKQLLKTNIAGEFSTRTFYKMEESKP; this is encoded by the coding sequence ATGAGCGGAGGAGAAGAGCTTTCGGGATATAAGGGGTTAGCTCTTGAAATTCTCCAAAGCATTGGAGCAGAGGTTGGCGATTTAATCCGTATCACTAAGGCTGGTCAAGTGTATGAGGGCATTCTTATTCCACGCTCTGAGTATGGCGATGACCGGCATATTGTGATTAAGTTGAGGAGCGGCTACAATATTGGTGTTCGCCTAACTCCGAACGCCAAGGTTGAGAAGGTTGGGCGAGGTGAGAAGCCGGCTTTTGTTGCTCCGCCCTTGCCTGAGCAGAATCCAGCCCTGCCAAATGTCGCCATTATTAGTACTGGTGGCACTATTGCAAGTCGTGTTGATTATCGGACTGGCGCTGTTCGCCCAGCTTTATCTGCCAGTGACTTGTACAGCGTCGTGCCAGAATTAGCCGATATCGCCCGTATTGACGCCCAAATTTTGTTCAGTCTTTACAGCGAGAACATTACGCCAGTCCACTGGACGGAGATGGCAAAAACAGTGGCGGAAAAAATTGCTGAAAGCGTGGATGGCGTAGTAATTGCTCACGGTACTGACACTATGGGTTATTCGGCTGCAGCCCTAAGCTTCGCCCTCCAAAACTTGCCAGTCCCAGTTGTTTTTGTTGGTTCCCAGCGTTCAGCCGACCGCCCAAGCTCGGATGCCGCCACAAACTTGGCCGGTGCTGTTTTGGCCGCCGCTCGGGCGTCTTTCGCCGAGGTTGCAGTAGCCATGCATGAAACAGTATCTGACACAAGCATAGTGCTTCATCGGGGCACCCGCGTCCGCAAGTGCCACACAAGCCGCCGAGACGCCTTCAAATCCGTAAACGCTCAGCCCCTAGCAAGAATAGAGGAAAACCGCATAACGATGCTGACTGAGGACTATCAAAGGCGGGATCCCTCACGGCGGCTTGTGGTTAAGCCAAACTTCAGCAACAAAGTCGCACTCGTCAAGTTTTATCCAGGCATGGATCCAGCCATAATAGATTGGTATGTGGATAATGGCTACAAGGCGATTGTGCTTGAGGGTACTGGATTGGGACATGTGGCTAAAAGCCTCTTCCAGCCAATTAAAAGGGCTGTGGACAAGAACGTTTTAGTGGCCATGACTTCCCAGTGCATCTGGGGACGAGTAAACATGAATGTTTATGATACTGGACGGGACTTGCTGGCGTTGGGCGTCATACCGCTTGAGGATATGCCAGCGGAAACCGCCACTGTTAAACTCATGTGGATCTACGGGCAAACAGATAACCCCAACGAAGCCAAACAGCTTTTGAAAACAAACATTGCCGGAGAATTTTCCACCCGCACCTTCTATAAGATGGAGGAAAGCAAGCCATGA